From Homalodisca vitripennis isolate AUS2020 chromosome 1, UT_GWSS_2.1, whole genome shotgun sequence, the proteins below share one genomic window:
- the LOC124353871 gene encoding protein GVQW3-like — translation MTERELHPSVAQRIVIKFLTNEGVKPSEISTRLQAQFGDTTLSQNRVYTWAREFRVGRERVENESHGRRPRSSLTDDNISAVRQLIEGDRRLTVQEISSEIGISYGSIQSAITDHLGIRKICARWVPRLLTGNQKQVRSEIAGRLL, via the coding sequence ATGACTGAGCGAGAGTTACATCCATCTGTTGCGCAACGCatcgtcataaaatttttaacaaatgaaggtgttaagccTTCGGAAATTTCTACTCGTTTGCAGGCACAGTTTGGGGATACTACTCTGTCTCAAAATCGAGTGTATACGTGGGCCAGAGAATTTAGGGTTGGCCGAGAACGTGTTGAAAACGAAAGTCACGGTCGACGCCCAAGGTCAAGTCTTACAGATGACAACATTAGTGCGGTTCGACAGCTTATTGAAGGTGATCGCCGGTTAACTGTTCAAGAAATCTCGTCGGAAATTGGTATCAGCTACGGGAGTATTCAGTCTGCAATCACAGACCACCTTGGCATCAGAAAAATTTGTGCTCGCTGGGTTCCGAGGTTGTTGACCGGAAATCAAAAACAGGTCAGGTCGGAGATTGCTGGGAGACTTCTGTAA